A single genomic interval of Spirosoma linguale DSM 74 harbors:
- a CDS encoding hypothetical protein (KEGG: hypothetical protein): MTNLKRILLPAFTIIGLCSTTVPIADWPQADLSNGIIQTTLYMPTEQQGYYQGTRFDWSGAFKSLTYKGHSFIDQWFENYDPKMHDAINGPAEEFTPLGYAEAKTGDTFVKIGVGTLRKPADKPYTFATYYEVADYGKWTVKRRKDRIDFTHELNDPTGYGYRYTKTVRLIKGKPELVLEHSLKNTGKLPIRTSVYDHNFFIIDKEPTGPGIEILFPYAVKAEGKGFGSVIVPQDNRFVYARNLEKKENVYTAGVQGFGPTAKDYDIRIENQKTGAGIHITSDQPMEKLVYWACATTSCPEPYIRLEASPGQEVKWKIAYEFYEKGK, from the coding sequence ATGACCAACCTGAAACGAATCCTCCTCCCCGCCTTCACCATAATCGGCTTGTGCAGCACAACCGTACCTATAGCCGACTGGCCGCAGGCTGACTTGTCCAATGGGATTATTCAGACGACGCTTTATATGCCGACCGAACAGCAGGGCTATTACCAGGGAACCCGTTTCGACTGGTCGGGGGCATTTAAAAGCTTGACTTACAAAGGGCATAGCTTCATTGACCAATGGTTTGAGAACTATGACCCCAAGATGCACGATGCCATCAACGGCCCCGCCGAGGAGTTTACGCCCCTGGGTTATGCCGAGGCTAAAACCGGGGATACGTTCGTGAAGATTGGCGTGGGTACCCTTCGCAAACCTGCCGATAAGCCCTACACTTTTGCTACCTATTACGAGGTGGCTGATTACGGCAAATGGACGGTAAAACGGCGCAAAGACCGCATCGACTTTACGCACGAACTAAACGACCCGACAGGCTACGGGTACCGTTACACGAAAACGGTAAGGCTCATCAAAGGCAAACCGGAACTGGTGCTGGAACACAGCCTGAAAAACACCGGCAAACTGCCGATCAGGACGAGCGTGTACGACCATAACTTCTTCATCATCGACAAAGAGCCCACCGGCCCCGGCATCGAAATTCTGTTTCCGTATGCCGTAAAAGCCGAAGGAAAAGGATTCGGGAGTGTCATTGTGCCGCAGGATAACCGGTTTGTCTACGCCCGTAATCTGGAGAAAAAAGAGAATGTATATACGGCGGGGGTACAAGGTTTCGGGCCTACTGCTAAAGATTATGACATCCGTATTGAGAATCAGAAAACAGGAGCGGGTATCCACATCACCAGCGATCAGCCCATGGAAAAACTCGTTTATTGGGCCTGCGCCACTACCTCCTGCCCGGAGCCATATATCCGGCTGGAAGCCAGCCCCGGCCAGGAAGTTAAATGGAAAATAGCGTACGAATTTTATGAGAAAGGGAAGTAG
- a CDS encoding RagB/SusD domain protein (PFAM: RagB/SusD domain protein), translating to MKKILICLLAAALATGCKNYLNEDTTGLLYGPNVLSTQDGLESALTGAYKGLGSQWSYGFIHPSANAAVLGADDVTTHPASNKADWREFDQFNVSTTNQRSGAVYNGCYKAIQGANNVINNYSKTVGTKATIDIIAGEAYFIRGFSYYWLTRFYGNIPLVTAGEYSDSLLTIKKSTVAQVYDLIVADLKKAETMLPNTRRDPGRPNAGSAKAFLADVYLTMAGWPLKQTDKYDLAAAKAKEVIDNRALYGFQLMPTFAAVFENDPAVAIIPESVYQISGFAAGSGTANATYGNTAMPGEEGGWDDMFAELNFFNTFPEGPRKDKTFRTQFGLGATTIPWQQSLTRHPYYQKWYIKGNIVTSSISLPSVMMRYAHVLTIYAEAKARGTGGPDQAAYDALNQVRLRGRAAGTKAMSPADGLTASQFADAVVEERAWEFAAERTRWFDLVRLEQVEAANAKKSPEDLQPIKAITKANYWFPMPYSDTSLNPNLN from the coding sequence ATGAAAAAGATATTGATCTGTTTACTCGCTGCCGCGCTGGCAACGGGCTGCAAAAATTACCTCAACGAAGACACTACCGGCCTGTTGTACGGCCCCAACGTACTATCCACGCAGGACGGTCTGGAATCGGCGCTGACGGGCGCTTACAAGGGGCTGGGTTCTCAGTGGTCGTATGGATTCATCCACCCATCGGCCAATGCTGCCGTGCTGGGGGCCGACGATGTGACCACCCACCCGGCCAGTAACAAGGCCGACTGGCGGGAGTTCGATCAGTTCAACGTGTCGACCACTAACCAGCGGTCGGGGGCGGTGTACAATGGCTGTTACAAAGCCATTCAGGGGGCAAATAACGTGATTAACAACTACTCGAAAACGGTGGGTACCAAGGCCACGATTGACATCATTGCGGGCGAAGCCTACTTCATCCGGGGCTTTTCGTACTACTGGCTGACACGTTTCTACGGGAACATTCCGCTCGTTACGGCGGGTGAGTACTCCGATAGTTTGCTGACGATCAAGAAGTCGACGGTGGCGCAGGTATACGACCTGATCGTAGCTGACCTGAAGAAAGCCGAAACGATGCTGCCCAACACCCGACGCGATCCGGGTCGGCCAAACGCGGGCTCGGCGAAGGCATTTCTGGCCGACGTGTACCTGACGATGGCGGGCTGGCCCCTGAAACAAACCGATAAGTATGATCTGGCAGCTGCTAAAGCCAAAGAGGTGATCGACAACCGCGCTTTGTACGGTTTTCAGTTGATGCCGACGTTTGCGGCCGTCTTCGAAAACGACCCGGCGGTGGCGATCATTCCTGAGTCGGTCTATCAGATCAGCGGCTTTGCGGCCGGTAGCGGCACAGCGAATGCAACCTACGGCAACACCGCCATGCCCGGCGAAGAAGGTGGCTGGGACGATATGTTTGCCGAGCTAAACTTCTTTAACACCTTCCCCGAAGGCCCCCGCAAGGACAAGACATTCCGGACTCAGTTTGGTTTGGGAGCCACCACCATTCCGTGGCAGCAAAGCCTGACCCGGCACCCATATTACCAGAAATGGTACATCAAGGGAAACATCGTCACGTCGAGCATTTCGCTGCCCTCGGTCATGATGCGCTACGCCCACGTATTGACCATCTACGCCGAAGCCAAAGCACGCGGCACGGGTGGCCCCGACCAGGCCGCTTACGACGCCCTCAATCAGGTACGACTACGCGGACGGGCCGCCGGAACGAAAGCCATGTCGCCCGCCGACGGATTGACCGCCAGCCAGTTTGCCGACGCCGTCGTGGAAGAGCGGGCCTGGGAATTTGCCGCCGAGCGCACCCGCTGGTTCGACCTCGTCCGGCTCGAACAGGTGGAAGCGGCCAACGCCAAAAAGAGCCCCGAAGACCTGCAACCGATCAAAGCGATTACAAAAGCCAATTACTGGTTCCCGATGCCGTATAGTGACACGTCGCTGAACCCGAATTTGAATTAG
- a CDS encoding TonB-dependent receptor (PFAM: TonB-dependent receptor; TonB-dependent receptor plug~KEGG: mxa:MXAN_4746 TonB-dependent receptor) yields the protein MKKHVKLFFFLLLLCRGYAFAQNSRITGTVTGPDNQGLPGVNVQVSGTTLGTATDASGNFTLNAPGNGSLVFSNIGYVSQTIPINGRSVITVQLAEDQKTLNEVVVVGYGTQRKTDVTGALTAISTKEFAQQPVTRIDQVLQGRAAGVQVTQATGAPGGDARIRIRGANSVLGSNNPLYVVDGFVGADFNFINPSDIETLQVLKDAASTSIYGSRGANGVVIITTKKGAKGIKVNYEGQGSVSSVIKKYDVLPAGEFAEIVNARATATGSNLPFTTDQIAQFKQNGGTDWQDLVFRTGSGQQHQITVSGGGDKTTFLISGNYVNQNGIVENSGFKRYILRTNLNTQINDKLSLRLNLWGTKSRNHNTNGGGAIIQALAWAPTTPAYGSDGQPTFTDPIGSVYRNPLDYLYDQAADLDRSSINVNGGLNYKLPIKGLTLDLQYAVNYLNAQNLNFTGKRLSNNNPSASRYSSEQVTLQNTNSLNYTVAVGNHSINAVAVLETQQFTDNNFTATATGLRFPQLGYSNIGGNSAASVASGFQKWTLLSLLGRVNYAYKDKYLVTAAVRQDGSSKFSPENRNSVFPSLALGWRLSEEEFIKKMNVFSNLKLRGSWGMTGSQAINPYATLSPYNTTFVAFNNTAAVAGVIQGNQGNRNLKWETTKQTDVGLEMEFFNGRLRFEADYFKKNTTDLLLNVALPSYAGGGTQTRNVGEIENKGFEFSLGGTPFDKGGFRWETNLNFSTLKNQVISLGGLPRLGTGTGVGAGMSTTNEFMLMPGEPLGSYWGLKYLGTFKPNESDLAARFGRVPGDPHYQDLNGDNSITTDDFQIIGRAFPKATGGWNNTFSYKGLTLNVFFNGVFGVDKLNYTRAAALSGAGDARQFILSEIRDYYRPGNETSDVPAFTRTYQPFTQSSRFLEDGSFVRLKNVSLSYNLPASVLRNKANARVFFSATNLLTITKYKGPDPESSSVGSNTDTAIGIDYGSYPNSKTYTIGLNLGF from the coding sequence ATGAAAAAGCATGTAAAACTTTTCTTTTTTCTGCTGCTGCTATGCCGGGGCTATGCCTTCGCTCAGAACTCCAGAATCACGGGTACGGTCACCGGGCCAGACAATCAGGGACTGCCGGGGGTCAACGTTCAGGTGAGCGGCACCACGCTCGGTACGGCCACCGATGCGTCGGGTAATTTTACGCTGAATGCGCCGGGCAATGGATCGCTTGTGTTTTCGAACATCGGCTATGTGAGTCAGACGATACCTATTAATGGGCGCTCAGTTATTACGGTACAACTGGCCGAAGACCAGAAAACACTGAACGAAGTGGTGGTGGTCGGTTATGGTACGCAGCGAAAAACAGACGTTACCGGTGCGTTGACGGCTATCTCGACCAAGGAATTTGCCCAGCAGCCCGTTACGCGCATCGATCAGGTGTTGCAGGGTCGGGCGGCCGGTGTGCAGGTGACCCAGGCAACGGGTGCCCCCGGTGGCGATGCCCGGATACGCATTCGCGGGGCCAACTCGGTGTTGGGGAGCAACAACCCGCTCTATGTGGTAGACGGCTTCGTCGGGGCTGATTTCAACTTCATAAACCCCAGCGACATTGAAACACTTCAGGTGTTGAAAGATGCGGCTTCAACCTCCATCTACGGTAGTCGGGGGGCAAATGGCGTGGTCATTATCACCACCAAAAAAGGAGCCAAGGGTATTAAAGTCAATTACGAAGGGCAGGGCAGCGTCTCCAGCGTGATCAAGAAATATGACGTTTTACCCGCCGGTGAGTTTGCCGAAATCGTGAACGCCCGCGCCACGGCGACCGGTTCCAACCTCCCCTTCACGACCGACCAGATCGCCCAGTTCAAACAAAATGGCGGCACTGACTGGCAAGACCTCGTTTTCCGAACCGGCAGCGGCCAGCAGCACCAGATTACGGTATCGGGCGGTGGCGACAAGACGACGTTTTTAATCTCCGGGAACTACGTCAATCAGAACGGTATTGTGGAAAATAGCGGCTTTAAACGCTACATTCTGCGCACCAACCTGAATACGCAGATCAACGATAAGCTGTCCCTGCGGTTGAATCTGTGGGGCACGAAATCGCGAAACCACAACACCAACGGGGGCGGGGCCATCATTCAGGCGCTGGCCTGGGCACCCACTACCCCCGCTTACGGCTCCGACGGGCAACCCACCTTTACCGACCCCATCGGCTCGGTATATCGAAACCCGCTCGACTACCTCTACGATCAGGCGGCTGATCTGGACCGCTCGTCCATCAACGTCAACGGCGGTTTGAATTACAAGCTTCCGATCAAAGGCCTGACGCTCGATTTGCAGTACGCCGTCAACTACCTGAACGCCCAAAACCTGAATTTTACGGGCAAGCGGCTGTCCAACAATAACCCCAGTGCCAGCCGCTATTCGTCGGAGCAGGTGACGTTACAGAACACTAACTCACTTAACTATACCGTGGCGGTTGGCAACCACTCCATCAATGCAGTAGCGGTGCTGGAAACGCAGCAGTTCACGGATAACAACTTCACGGCTACAGCCACCGGGCTGCGCTTTCCGCAGTTGGGCTACAGTAATATTGGGGGTAACTCGGCCGCTTCGGTGGCGTCCGGCTTTCAGAAATGGACGCTGCTCTCACTGCTCGGCCGGGTGAATTACGCCTATAAAGACAAGTATCTGGTGACGGCCGCCGTTCGGCAGGATGGTTCATCGAAGTTCAGCCCCGAGAACCGGAACAGTGTTTTCCCATCACTAGCGTTGGGCTGGCGATTATCGGAAGAGGAATTTATCAAAAAGATGAACGTGTTCAGTAACCTCAAACTCCGGGGAAGTTGGGGCATGACGGGTAGCCAGGCCATCAATCCCTACGCTACGCTGTCGCCCTACAACACCACGTTTGTGGCGTTCAACAACACAGCGGCTGTGGCGGGTGTGATTCAGGGTAATCAGGGAAACCGCAATCTCAAGTGGGAAACGACCAAACAGACCGACGTTGGTCTGGAGATGGAGTTCTTCAACGGACGCCTGCGCTTCGAGGCCGATTACTTTAAGAAAAACACCACCGACCTGCTGCTGAACGTCGCCTTGCCGAGTTATGCCGGTGGCGGCACGCAAACTCGCAACGTGGGCGAGATCGAGAACAAAGGATTTGAGTTTTCGCTCGGTGGAACGCCCTTCGACAAAGGGGGCTTCCGCTGGGAAACGAACCTGAACTTTTCTACGCTGAAAAATCAGGTCATCAGCCTGGGTGGACTGCCCCGGCTGGGCACCGGCACCGGCGTAGGTGCGGGTATGTCGACTACCAACGAGTTCATGCTGATGCCTGGTGAGCCGCTGGGTTCGTACTGGGGCCTGAAATACCTGGGTACCTTCAAGCCCAACGAATCTGATCTGGCCGCCCGGTTTGGCCGTGTTCCCGGCGATCCGCATTATCAGGACCTCAACGGCGATAACTCCATCACGACCGACGATTTCCAGATCATTGGCCGCGCTTTCCCGAAAGCAACCGGCGGCTGGAACAACACATTCAGCTACAAAGGGCTGACGCTGAACGTTTTCTTCAACGGCGTATTTGGCGTCGACAAGCTCAACTACACGCGGGCGGCTGCGCTTTCGGGCGCGGGCGATGCCCGTCAGTTTATCCTGTCTGAAATCCGGGATTACTACCGGCCGGGCAACGAGACTTCCGACGTGCCCGCCTTTACCAGAACGTATCAGCCGTTCACGCAGTCGAGCCGATTCCTGGAAGATGGCAGTTTCGTACGACTCAAAAACGTGAGTCTATCGTACAATCTACCGGCGTCCGTGCTTCGCAATAAGGCCAATGCGCGGGTATTTTTCAGTGCCACGAACCTGCTGACCATCACCAAATACAAGGGACCGGACCCCGAATCGAGCAGCGTTGGCTCCAATACCGATACCGCTATTGGCATCGACTACGGCTCTTATCCTAACTCAAAAACCTACACCATCGGCCTGAACCTAGGTTTTTAA